A DNA window from Lachancea thermotolerans CBS 6340 chromosome G complete sequence contains the following coding sequences:
- a CDS encoding dipeptidase (conserved hypothetical protein), with translation MEAFDERFEALTSRVPIVDAHNDFPYLCRIQLHNQINELDFNSHLTSMTDLPSLKKGRIGIQFFSVYIECKDDGDMLYTDFSRLNSAVRDTLEQIDVTKRLVAKYRQDLKFVGTSRDALESFQKDGKISVTLGVEGLHQCDLSLAVVRMYYELGVRYITLTHNCDNPFAMAASSIPYRDKDFGLTSYGVDCVKEMNRLGMMVDLSHVSYQTMVDVLNVSEAPVIFSHSSVYKLTAHERNVRDDVLLKLKENGGVININFCPLFITSGRADAANGSMANIQDAVDHISYVIDLIGWDHVGFGSDFDGIPNSPQGLEDVSKYPDLVKMVWKKYNASEEQISKLMGLNMLRVWAECENVARDKSGLQPIESQWLDRAWKFPTWARDDMPELYPGSKKIQDKITEWLDLGSLVKLADESLDPKK, from the coding sequence atggaagcttttgatgAGAGGTTCGAAGCGTTAACTTCGAGAGTGCCAATTGTTGACGCGCACAACGATTTCCCGTATTTGTGCAGAATACAGCTGCACAACCAGATCAATGAGCTTGACTTCAATTCGCATCTAACTAGCATGACTGACCTGCCAAGCCTAAAAAAAGGGCGAATCGGTATCCAGTTCTTTAGTGTCTACATCGAATGCAAAGACGACGGCGACATGCTGTATACGGACTTCAGTAGGCTTAATAGTGCAGTGCGCGATACTTTGGAGCAGATCGACGTCACGAAGAGACTCGTGGCCAAATACCGTCAAGATCTGAAGTTTGTTGGCACAAGCAGAGACGCGTTGGAGTCTTTTCAGAAAGACGGCAAAATAAGCGTGACACTGGGAGTCGAAGGTTTACACCAATGTGATTTATCTCTGGCAGTTGTTAGAATGTATTACGAACTTGGTGTCAGATATATTACGCTGACACACAACTGCGACAATCCGTTTGCCATGGCAGCAAGTTCGATTCCATACAGGGACAAGGACTTCGGGCTAACTTCTTATGGTGTTGATTGTGTTAAGGAGATGAACAGGTTAGGTATGATGGTGGACTTGTCTCATGTTAGTTACCAAACTATGGTCGATGTCCTAAATGTATCCGAGGCGCCTGTAATCTTCTCACATTCATCAGTATACAAGCTTACCGCACATGAAAGAAATGTGCGAGATGATGTCTTGCTTAAGCTCAAAGAGAATGGTGGGGTCATAAACATCAACTTCTGCCCTCTCTTTATAACTTCCGGCCGCGCAGATGCTGCCAATGGTAGTATGGCTAATATACAGGATGCTGTCGACCATATATCATACGTGATTGATTTGATCGGGTGGGATCACGTTGGATTCGGTTCAGATTTTGATGGTATTCCAAATAGCCCTCAAGGACTAGAGGACGTGTCCAAGTACCCTGACTTGGTCAAGATGGTTTGGAAGAAATACAATGCTAGtgaagaacaaatttcaaaattaatGGGACTAAATATGCTGAGGGTTTGGGCTGAGTGTGAAAATGTTGCCCGTGATAAAAGCGGATTACAGCCAATAGAGTCCCAATGGCTGGATAGAGCGTGGAAATTCCCAACATGGGCCCGCGACGACATGCCAGAACTATACCCTGGCTCTAAAAAGATTCAGGATAAGATCACTGAGTGGTTAGATCTCGGGTCACTGGTCAAGCTTGCGGATGAAAGTTTGGATCCCAAAAAATGA